DNA from Cydia pomonella isolate Wapato2018A chromosome 14, ilCydPomo1, whole genome shotgun sequence:
TTAAcataaaaaccgggcaagtgcgagtcggactcgcccaccgatcgttatagcgacaacagaaatacatcatctgtgaaaatgtcaactgtctagctagcacggttcatgagatacagcctggtgacagacggacaggcagacagacagatggacggacacaCTTATACTATAGGTCGCTAACtacttattcgatttttttttgacatgacgcacgaagttttactcaaatatttttatatgtgtatgtagcgggtactagtggctatccatgcatattttttctggaggtgtacctccgcgaaaagtaaaaaaataaatctgaaggtaaataaaatgtttttttttacataatgaaGTATTAGTACATGACGtgggttaaaaatgtgtattttgtagcctattttattattgtcaaatagaattttgtttcgttaatctaacttgaacagtttactaaatatgccactttcaatgatacgctgattattttacattatcctgaataactcgaaaacaaaagaagatcgaagtgttcttaggacttgccagtacaccacctgaaagaattaccaaatccgtcgttggggggcacctctagttcgcttagcctgctagaccctttcaaatttaaatgacgtAACCGGTCGGGAGCTGACGGCCTAACTCTCCAAGGGGTAATTGGATACCTATTAGCAAAGCTATTATGTCTCGTTTATTATATGGGTGTTAGTTAATTCTAGAGGCGTGCGTGAATACCATTAGTCGCGCTAGGTACCGTAGTCAACACTATTAAATGACAATATTTGAACCTTATTACAGAGACACACGGTCAAATGATGGTCAGGGTCAGCTAATACTAAAGTTGTTAATACTCGCGTGAAAACGACATAAAATACGTGATCATTGCAAGCAAAAACCACCATTATATCTTTTGTAATAAGGACATTTTTAATCGTGACTTAATTGATGAAGTGCAACACATGCTAGGAATCTCTTAGCTTTATTGATTTAGGTCAACGTCGAATACATtagaattattgtaattactaTTGTACTTAATCGCTTACGTGACTCTCTTATAAGATCACCTAACAGAAAAACTATGGTAGGTATAATAAATGGCTTCTCTTCTTATACAGGGTGCTTTTGTTATCACTGACCAATCTCTGAGAAAACATTGACTCTGATccaagatacattgattgagaaAAATGCGtgaaatctaagacaatttcgtgcttcgactTTGACAGGTAAGCGAGATGGCGCTgaacagctccatacattttgcggtagctctgattgtcaaaagttgacgtttgacaattcagtgaccgcaaaacatatggcgcagtacagcgctaTCTGTTTCAGATGTTAAACTAAGGGGCATggcacgttttttttcttagactttacctctctattacaatcaattctctttgctctgATTCACCGAAATGTATGAgatggcagtttttttttcgttatttcgGGGTTGGCCTTATAGTATTCGTAAAAGCTGTTAGTATCAGCTGTCAGTATGATCTACATATTCAGATTCACCCCTCAGAGTTTGGTCAGTGATAACAAAAGCATCCTGTATAAATATGACAGGGTGGTCGCAAGACGAACCGAAAGTGCCTGGAAGAGTTATTGGTCTATGAAGGAGCAGAAGGGAGATTTCCCTGTCTTTAAAAAGAAAGCTCATGGCATTCTTCCTATCTTGACCTACGCAGCACATACTTAGTCCTTGACAAAAGTTCAGAAATCAACCCTTAAGATTTGTCAGCGCGCCATGAAGGGTAAGTATTCTGGGCGTGAAGTTGACCGATCGCATGAAAAACTCTATACTACGTTCCAAAACTCAAACAGCTGACGTGGGACTGGGCGGGACACATCATGTGCCGTATGTGACGACGTATGGATGACTGAATGATTATATTATGATGGTGGCGAGATGGCCTTGACGCGTTTGATAGGaactgagggtctaccgcgaaccacgttgcctccctatcacacttacgtacgattttacaagagcgacagagaggcaacacatcgaacgtggttcgcggtaggtacTCTGGTGGGAGACGGGTCATGAGCATGACCGTAATACGTGAAAAGgaggaggaggcctttgcctagcagtgggacactaggctcatataaataaatattatactcgtaaatgGGTTGTGCCTCTAGGCCTTTTCGAGATAGGTAACTATTGAAATGTGCATCTGAATCATGAGTtcataatattacataatacctataatagttaatacataagtacattaatattgtataataacaCGTTTGGCATTGGCAGGATGCCACAAAAATGTAGATATTTGAAGCGATTATTCATATATCAATATCAGTGACGAGGACATAAGACTTATTGTCTATTTAAAAACCTTAACACAAACTTTAAAGGCAAAAATTAAGCATATTTATAAAACGATTCAAATGTATAATGAATGTTTATCTGAAAACCACAAATTGAGAAATAGGTCCACTGCGTCAATTTCGTGGACTTATTGGACTTTTGTTAAATCTGAGGtactaattttaataaaaactaaagGAGAGTACCAAATTTAACAGCCTCGTAGCCTTGTCGGTAGTAAGTAGTGACCCTGATTACGAAGCAGGAGGTTTGCTTCGTTTGTGTGTTCAcgatacttgttcctgagttatatggatgttatctaagtatgtattccGTCGCTTAGTACGCAttataagctttgcttagtttggggcatGGACTAATTAATCTACTGTTTGGGGTTAGGTCagtctgtgtaagattgtccccaaataaataaaaaagccatATTTTGTACAGTACTATTTTACGACACTGACAAAAACGCCCTTCGCCATAGGTCAAGCTTTATCAAACGCCGTTTTCACCTATATACTTCTAACTTGGAACATTATAAAATGAGGCCCTGGCTACGAAGTGTGATGATATCAGTCGTTAATTGGTTCCTCTGCCACTTTAACCGAAGGTGTTTCCTGCTTTATCTGTTTcctagatatttaaatattaaatgatatccGGTTTACCGcgatatgattttattatttcccTTAAGTCCCTTAGACCAGTTCATAtcatttcatcacacttgctcgaaaaagatcttatttcatgcaggtgtgctgaaggacaaagggctattttgttcccgcgggagttatggaatgtgaaaaaaaaaatataactccctagggagttagtctttttttcttaaattttgtcacgtattcatacaaactaagtagcataaatgagttttacttttaaaatactgacgtttataatttaatatttttgtttatgtttaaaattatttaatttgattattttaacagccgattatttttttttacataattttcaatcgtggctgaatgccgaataggtctgtgccttcgatgcctcacctgccaagaaattacaaaatggcggacgaatgtttgatatgtcaccgtatttaagaattatttcgcttaaaatttagttttttcttcgcaagtgtgatgaaaaatattgtgtgtatctccgggggtaagaatattgcaaactcgtaTCCAAAAtctcacttacccccctcgttgcacaatgtactattaaatatgtgtacaaaacgcgagatttcaaaatgttatatttaaatattaattcttGCTTCAAAATCACGTTTACTTTTTCATTCTAGCTCTAATGGGCGAAAAGCCATATCCATTCAAGGCGCCGTCGCCACAAGACATGGTGGCGCTTCGGAAGTCGATCGAGAAGGGACTGCTGGCCGCGGTGAGGGAGAGAGTGTGGGACAACCCGCGGTATCTCGTCAGCAGTGGAAACACACCGGCTATTATGCAGGTATGAAACTATACGTCTTTATTTGAGGATTAAAAACCTCCACAGAAGTAAACACGAGTTAAAATTTGGAGTTTATCACCTTGGATTAGCAGGGAACACtcgcatcaaaaaaaaaaaagaaacgtcacGGCACAAGAAGTCTAAAATGTTTAAGTTGGATAAGTTGTTGTCATCATGCcgtaatacatataaaatactgGGGTGTAATGACGATAGAAAATGAATTGCTGGTCATCAGATTCGAGCTAGACTACAACAAGCAGAAGCACGGTCATTATAACCTAAGTACCGTAATTTTTTAGCAGGGGAAACTGGCCAGCGAACAAGTGccgattttttattcacaagtGTGAACGATGTGTCAACTTCCAGGAGGGCTCCCGCTACAACGCTTTGCACGTAGCAGCCAAAGCGCTGAACGCGGAGATGTGCAATCTCGTGCTGACGACCGTTGGCAACCCTGCCTTCGTGCAGACCTTGTACGGGCTGGACGCTGACGCAGACTGCTGCAAGGTGAGAATATTATCTAGTGTTATTTCAGGAGGGTTCCCGCTACAATGATTGCATGTAGTAGTTAAAGCGTGGAACGTGAAGATGTGTAATCTCGTGCTGACGACCGTTGGCAATCCTGCCTTCGTGCAGACCTTGTACGGGCTGGACGCTGACGCAGACTGCTGCAAGGTGAGAATATTATCTAGTGTTATTTCAGGAGGGTTCCCGCTACAATGCTTTGCACGTAGCAGCCAAAGCGCTGAACGCGGAGATGTGTAATCTCGTGCTGACGACGGTCGGCAACCCTGCCTTCGTGCAGACCTTGTACGGGCTGGACGCTGACGCAGACTGCTGCAAGGTGAGAATATTATCTAGTGTTATTTCAGGAGGGTTCCCGCTACAATGCTTTGCACGTAGCAGCCAAAGCGCTGAACGCGGAGATGTGTAATCTCGTGCTGACGACGGTCGGCAACCCTGCCTTCGTGCAGACCTTGTACGGGCTGGACGCTGACGCAGACTGCTGCGAGGTGAGAATATTCTCTAGGATCCCACTATTTGAAACCGTGACAATTTTAACAAATGTTTATTAGCCAAGTTTTACAAAAAACttctttgtgtttttttttattttatctttacatactgtacaaaagaaaaaatctcGTACAAAAAGCGGAATTAGtgttttaagtaattttttgaTAAGTTGACTGCCTTTTGACAGGCtgtgttttgttttaagtaaataatttaatatacgaAAAAAGACTTAACATTATGTTAAGACTGAATTCGGTAACTTCGTGTTTCATTGTGGGTtaaatttttttggaaaatcaTTGCTTAttgtgacaataaataaaattaacacaaCATACCAGAATTCTAAAAATCTTGGAATTTAAGATTTGTTTTTAtcgcatttatttattatttttacaagcttttatttaacttaccgtgttagtatgtatgggacaaatcttgtaagttaaatttgacccacttcccggtttccgatgaagctgaaaatttgcatacatatgtaagtcaggtgacaatgcaatattatggtaccatcaagctgatctgatgatggacacaggaggtagccataggaactctgtgataaaacaacctaacctaattgtgtttgggttttttagaattgtctcgatgcgTATtggttgcctgtggaaaaaaaagtacagtcagcgagaaaagcttgtaccaaaaatgaaatttttgccataaacttaTTGTTATTTCAGGAATTCGCCGCAATTCTAGTGGACCGTTATCTGAACACGCCAGACAAAGGCATGAACGAGACGCCGTTGCACTTCGCGGCCAAATTCGGTGCCGAGGCGTGCGTGGACGTGCTCACGTCCTTCCCGCAGTGCAACAAGCAGGCCATCAACAAGTTCGGCGAGCAGCCTAAAGATGTAAGTGTACTAAAAGCCTTCATCTATTTTTGATAAGCTCTAGAGCCTTCAAGTTCTGTCATTTGCCTGTTGCCAGTTGCACAACCTCATTCAAAAAGATTTAGCATACGCTTTAGCGATGACAGACGACCCTTAGAATCGACTTGTTAAGGTGCACGcacaatttgttttaattttccaTTAGGTGTTCGCTCGAAATATTCCGAAAAATCTGTTACCTACTCTCGCCCGGGGAATATTGTAGGCCAGTTTTTCTCGGCCGGCGGTTTAACATTGGTTCTCTTTATTAACGAGTTTAATTTGAACTTAAGCACGTCGGTGATTTAATATACCGtcatcttggaggatttaacaacttttctgtaattttctgtacaaagagtctgccgatttttgcgggggaggggcacgtaaaatgtatttttacgtaacgtacaaatagccatgtcagataaacgtcagtccatacaattaatggccattggccgaggttttcggcagaggggtaagctcctaacggcgactccagttgttaaatcctccaagaccGTCATCGTTAAATGATGTACAATATGTTGTAGCACAATTAGTTTTGCAGATAATCTGTAAGCGCGCGAACAACGCGTCTCCTGAGTGCGCGCGCCGCATGTCGGGCATGCTGGAGGAGCGGTTCTACGTGCCCGTGCTGCACGCCGAGGACGGCAGCGCCGCGCCCGCCATCGGCCGCGCCTTCACGCCCGCACAGCCGCCGGTCCGTACATATGCTAATACTATCATAATCATAGTTCGTATGTACGTAACGCTGCGGCCAAGAAACGCACGCTCCGCCGCTAACGCTGACTGCCATATATTGATTAAAATGAATGTCACGGTACAAAAAATCCAACGTGATGTCGATGTAGAGACCGGGATATAACATTTTTGGTCGCAAAGGCCGTCGGAGGCACCGTAGGCTTCGCCCAGACATACTCAAAATGGAAGAGCTTTGCTTCTTCTGCTCCACCAACCTTCTGTAACCGAAGTATGTGTACTGTTTGTAGTATTAATATGTGTAGTATTTTTTACCTATAGGAAAATTGTTAGAAAATTCGTAACTTAAATTGTCTTAAAATGTTGGATAAAGTTTTGTCTAAAATCATTAAACATTTAAGACACATCTTTTTTAATTAGAAGGAAAAGTCACaatatacttttaaaaaaaaagaaaatttcatTGTATCATACATAAATTTCGATATCTCACACTACACAGtacttatttacttttactATAGGTATCATGTCTTTCTCATTCCTTTAACATGGCTGGCGGTGAGCATGAGCTACATCCGTTGCAGGAGATAAACCTCGACCCGCTGAGCCCGCGCTACGAGATCCGCGCCTTCGCGGGCCCCATGGCGGCGCGCGACGCCGACACCTTCCGCCGCAAGTGGAAGACGCCGCCGCGCCTGCAGCCGCCCGCCTTCAGGCTGCGGGAGATCACTAAGGGACTCGAGACTGTCGGCAGGTTCGATGTTTGCTTTAACCTTtgacccccttattcataaacgtgtactaaagttacgatgccgctaatcatcgtttgtcccttcccatcataccgatacgtcggaaagggacaaacgatgattagcggcatcgtaactttagtacacgtttatgaataagggggtaaatcgACACAAACACGTTGCTACACGCTAAAGCCTAGCCTGTGACTGCTTGACACGCCGACAACTTCCGAGGGAAGTGGAAGACGCCACCACGTACGCCGAAGAGTTAAGTCCTGTGCACACCGGGTGCGTAGacgtgcgcgttgtaatataatatacaaaatctgatgagagacggcacaccgcttgcgtgacatGAGCGTGCGCTGCTCAAGCATTTTGGCGCACGCGCACGCGGCCTGTGTGGAGCTCAGCAAGGCCAGAGCCTTTAATGTTCTTAGGGGCTTTTTAAATAAGCCATTTTGCATATACAAGATGTAACAAAAACAGCGGGGATCCACTAAactaggctacggagactgcctaCCATCAGGCTTATTTGCCAtttgtatgcttgtttgccaccgacgtagtattaaaaaaggcATATTTGATATCGTGTtctaattaggaaaaagtagaagagatttttttttgacgcaaACAATTTTTGGTCTTTGCATGGAGAGTTGGCCGACTTAAACAACCTGTCCTTGGcgtcaaaaaaaattacttctactttttcctaatcagaacatgataccgaatatgcccttataCAGAtgcccactatttttgttacaccttgtagaCCTTTCTCTTTCCACTTCCACTTTTAGTTCTGTGCCCAATAGCATGCCATAACACTAATTTGTTCGTACGATTGTGAtcacaattttattgttacagAAATCTAGCAGAAGAAATGAAAGTAGGCTGGAAGGAGTACTGGCCCTTCCTCGACACCTTTACTGACCTCAGAACCCCTGAGGGCCTAGCATTACTTGAGAACTATCTCAAAACAAAGTACGAAAGCGCCTGCTCCTTCGCCTACAGCGACAGCTGCGCTCAATCTCAGTCCCCTGACGACATCTCCTTGTCCAGAATTAGTCTAGGAAACCTAGGCAACCTCTCACAAACCCCTTCGAAACAAAACTCCGTGCTGAGCCCCATGTCTGAACTATGCGTGGCAATGAAAACGTGCACAATATCTTCAGATAGACCGGCGCACTGGAAGAAAACAGATCCGATACGACAGAGGATGTGTAGACAACCCACGAAAGCATTAACCAACGGCGATGTCGCATCACCGACTCCAAACCATCCGAACCACTCGGTCAGCCAGCTCGTCTGTATCGAACGAACATGCCAAGTATTCGCTAAAAGAATCGCCGACGCTCTAACCTTCTCTCTGACATCCGAACCAGAAGTCGCGGGAGAATCTCTAAAAGCCGAAGCGAAATACCTCCAACACACCATGTACACTTATATGGACGATGAGAGATTTCAGAATATTAACTTCGCGTTGATACATTCGCGACTAGCCCAGCTAGCTGTCTTCATGCTAAAACGACAAACTAAAGATACAGATGACGTTAACAGTCTGGCGGAGTTTTTAGTAAAACTGCGTTGTCCGAACGACGATATTTTTAGCTCAGACGATGAGCATAAATCTGCAAGAGGTCCAAGCAGGTTAAAAATGTCCCACGTATTAGATAATCACATTAGATGCTTAGCTGGTTTTATTAGTGAGGAACTAACGGAGTCAGAGGCGACTAAAGGGCCGTCTGTATCTGAATCTGAGTGTGCAGAGCTGTGGGGGAAAGCGTCTAAATGTAGGTGTGATTGGAAGATTGAGAATTTTGAGAGGAATAGTAAGAAGAATGCGTCGTTTAGGAAGAACAGGTCGATATTGTCGACCAGTCCGAAGAGTGAGAGTCTGGTTAGAAGGCTGACGTTCGATTGTGATATTGGTAAGTTTCtgttgtttttaatataaattttataatacaaGTAGTCAAACGCGGCGTAGGATTCGGCAGGTTGCTTCGGAACCGCCGAGACACCGCTCCGTTCGGCCAGAAGTCTGCGCTTGCGATGGTGtcacaatagttatttattttacaaggaggcaaagttgttgtttaattgctcatgctaatattgatacctgagcaagcgaaagacttcaaaattgaaccacaagcgcagcgagtggttcgagaagtggaatcttgagcgttgcgagggtttcaaggcttaaacaaactttacctccgagtgaaacacacaatttttcaccacaccaacgcgagaaaaatatctataaaatactaaaaaaaatcaaaccaaatcaaatccgaATGACCGTTATAAAAATTTTATCATTCACAATTATCATTAAAAGAAAACAACTGAAAATttgtatctgattactttgccccacatatggataaaatgcaactttctcattagtttttgaacatgagggcctttaccagtcggtgtggtgaaaacaaaAGAGTATGTTTATGTTGGTTGATTATGTGTTGCAGGCGACGGCAAGAGTCAGCGCAACGAGAGCTCCCGGCCGCTCAGCGTGAACTCCCCCGGCGGCGACTCCGCGCCCGGCGCCGTCCGGCCCGCAGAGGTACCCAGGACAATTACCCTAACTACGTGACAGTGTTGTCAGCATAGCAAAACCCATAAAATAGCACCTCAAAtcctacgactcttctcttttcgcacaggctttagctggaagagatcccttatagagatatgttcgcctttgtacctctatagggagcgtgcatgaactgtaggaggcagcacaggagccgtcaagatttttggcgcgaggcgtaaatgtgatgtttattgtaccgatgtagcccacaagatggcagaacctactaagCACTGCACacgaaaacacgtgacgtgtaaatgtacatgtttatggttccgattcagaccacaaaatggcagaccctccaacgcgcccGGTCCCTATTTctgtaaattgtatataaacctgtgttgtgtacaataaagtgattACTCACacaagtttcagctcaatcaaatAATGAGAAATGAATCTACTAGggtctacatacatacatacgaacATTTCAATCCaatttatgtgtgtgtgtgtgtgtgttcgtgtgtgtgtgtgtgtgttcgtgtgtgtgtgtgtgtgtgtgtgtgtgtgtgtgtgtgtgtgtgtgtgttcgtgtgtgtgtgtgttcgtgtgtgtgtgtgtgtgttcgtgtgtgtgtgtgtgtgtgtgtgtgtgtgtgtgtgtgtgtgtgtgtgtgtgtgtgtgtgtgtgtgtgtgtgtgtgtgtgtgtgtgtgtgtgtgtgtgtgtgcgtgcgtgcgtgcgtgcgggcgggcgtgcgtgcgtgcgtgtgtgtgtgtgtgtgtgtgtgtgtgtgtgtctgtctgtcactcACGATAATATTACAAGTTTCAatgtcatttaaattataaatttccaTACAGATATCGGAGGACGAGTCTGGCGAGTCGTGCAACTCTGACGAGTACCACACCGCCTCCGAGCACTCCGACGACGACGACAAGATGGTGGACGCCAGCGACCGGGCGCTCGCCGAGCCCTTTATATACGGGTACTTTGATACTGTTCACTTTCACCCCGTTTTTTAGTTCTATTCATTCTCACCCCGATGTATACGGGTACTGGTCAATTTTACCCCGATTTGTTCTACTGACTTCGACTTGCACTTCGATGTGTACTGCTAGATAGATCCATTTTCACTTCGTTTTATACTGTTCAATTTACTCCGGTTCATACAAATACTATTAATTTTCACACCGATTTATACGGGTCCTGCTTATATTCACCCGAACCTCCTTGAAAGATATTCAAGAATATTCACTTTTATGAACCCTACATGCTAATAGCGCTTTATTTACTACAGTTAC
Protein-coding regions in this window:
- the LOC133524945 gene encoding ankyrin repeat and LEM domain-containing protein 2, producing MISCLFKLDVMSKAVIIPECNKDIGGMKDEISTSPPEKREGAMGLFSRLLRLDTLKRSAAVSPTPTEPLITYYGVYIPCEIKKGPDEEAIHVYENKAEALELVRRYKQGRFKAFHDRKEAVSFALRGAEPADTTDGNDSSLMGEKPYPFKAPSPQDMVALRKSIEKGLLAAVRERVWDNPRYLVSSGNTPAIMQEGSRYNALHVAAKALNAEMCNLVLTTVGNPAFVQTLYGLDADADCCKEFAAILVDRYLNTPDKGMNETPLHFAAKFGAEACVDVLTSFPQCNKQAINKFGEQPKDIICKRANNASPECARRMSGMLEERFYVPVLHAEDGSAAPAIGRAFTPAQPPEINLDPLSPRYEIRAFAGPMAARDADTFRRKWKTPPRLQPPAFRLREITKGLETVGRNLAEEMKVGWKEYWPFLDTFTDLRTPEGLALLENYLKTKYESACSFAYSDSCAQSQSPDDISLSRISLGNLGNLSQTPSKQNSVLSPMSELCVAMKTCTISSDRPAHWKKTDPIRQRMCRQPTKALTNGDVASPTPNHPNHSVSQLVCIERTCQVFAKRIADALTFSLTSEPEVAGESLKAEAKYLQHTMYTYMDDERFQNINFALIHSRLAQLAVFMLKRQTKDTDDVNSLAEFLVKLRCPNDDIFSSDDEHKSARGPSRLKMSHVLDNHIRCLAGFISEELTESEATKGPSVSESECAELWGKASKCRCDWKIENFERNSKKNASFRKNRSILSTSPKSESLVRRLTFDCDIGDGKSQRNESSRPLSVNSPGGDSAPGAVRPAEISEDESGESCNSDEYHTASEHSDDDDKMVDASDRALAEPFIYGEEPSKMDRLVFDALAPCSISPESYPNVYRWRHTVALYSPTERDKWAAPDLNASVVSLGCCSPLRRAALPAAAHTPRARCSTPNHRLPPAQEAYQDRSVPLQVSNWLRVTGPNSPRSALATKQLGHNVSFGF